From the Brachyhypopomus gauderio isolate BG-103 chromosome 5, BGAUD_0.2, whole genome shotgun sequence genome, one window contains:
- the LOC143514637 gene encoding small ribosomal subunit protein uS7 produces the protein MAEWETAPAVAETPEIKLFGKWSTDDVQINDISLQDYIAAKEKYAKYLPHSGGRYAAKRFRKAQCPIVERLANSMMMHGRNNGKKLLTVRIVKHAFEIIHLLTGENPLQVLVNAIINSGPREDSTRIGRAGTVRRQAVDVSPLRRVNQAIWLLCTGAREAAFRNIKTIAECLADELINAAKGSSNSYAIKKKDELERVAKSNR, from the exons ATGGCGGAGTGGGAGACCGCACCAGCGGTGGCTGAGACCCCCGAGATCAAATTGTTTGGGAAGTGGAGCACGGATGATGTCCAGATCAATGACATCTCCCTACAG GACTACATTGCCGCTAAGGAGAAGTACGCCAAGTACCTCCCGCACTCTGGGGGGCGCTATGCTGCTAAGCGCTTTCGCAAAGCACAGTGCCCCATTGTGGAGCGCCTGGCCAACTCCATGATGATGCATGGCCGTAACAACGGCAAGAAGCTCCTGACCGTGCGCATCGTCAAACACGCCTTCGAGATCATCCACCTGCTGACTGGCGAG AACCCCTTGCAGGTGCTGGTGAATGCCATCATCAACAGTGGCCCCCGTGAGGACTCCACCCGTATCGGACGTGCTGGTACAGTAAGGAGACAGGCTGTGGATGTGTCCCCACTCCGCAGGGtcaaccag gccatCTGGCTGCTGTGTACGGGGGCAAGAGAGGCTGCCTTCAGGAACATTAAAACCATTGCTGAATGTTTGGCTGACGAGCTCATCAACGCTGCAAAG GGTTCGTCAAACTCTTACGCCATCAAGAAGAAGGATGAACTGGAGAGAGTAGCCAAGTCCAACCGTTAA